TCCCAGTGGCGGTAAATTTACACTGAGAAATCCGCCGGAAATTTATGAATTCGATGCTGCAATCTTCGGAGGACCGGTATGGGCCTTCTCTGCTTCACCGGTAATCATGTCGTACCTTGCACAGTTGAAAAATCTTAAAGGCAAAAAGGTTATGAGTATCGCGACCAAAGGCCTTCCTTTCGACTGGACCGGAGCAGCCCAGGCGATCAAAAAAATGGATCTGGAACTCGAGACCTCCGGTGGCACAGTGCTTCCTGGAGAAGTCCTCCATTTTTTCTTCAAATTTAACGAGGAAAAACTGAAATCTGCTGTGGAACGAATTTACAAAGCATTTACATCGTGAAGCAGCTGACAATGCAGCATATTTAATCAGCCGCACCAGGCTGAATATTCCCGGCCTGGTTTAACGCCTCATTCATCGCGCCTGTTCTGTAGCCTCTCAGATCAAGTGCTGCAAAGGTAAACCCCGCTTCCCTGCACACTCTTTCCATTTCACCCCTCATTGCCCAGGCCATATCCATCTGACTGCTCTCAATTTCTATTCTGGCAAGATCACCATGGCTGCGGACCCTGAACTGGTGAAACCCGAGTTTTATCAGAGAATCTTCTGCTTTTCCCACTCTGGAAAGCTTATCACCTGTTATTTTTTCCCCATAGGGGAACCTTGACGCAAGGCAGGCAAAAGAGGGTTTTGATGCAGTAGACAGGCCCATTTTTGCCGAGATATCCCTGATTTCCTGTTTTGTAAAACCCGCTTCACACAGGGGCGAGATAATTCCCAGCTCTCTCAGCGCTCTTCTGCCCGGACGATAATCATGCACATCATCAGCATTGCTTCCGTCAAACACCACAGCGTACCCCTCCTCAGAGGCTATCTGTGTAATTTTCCTGAAGAGTTCCAGCTTGCAGTAATAGCACCTGTCCGGATTATTCTCGGAAAATCCCGCTATGTCAAGTTCCTCGGAAACAATTACCCTGTGCTTCATATTCAACGATAAAGCCAGTTTCCTTGACTCCTCAAGCTCCCGTACAGGATAGGTACTTGAAGATGCGGTCACCAGAAGAACATTGTTCCCTGTTACATCTGCTGCAATCCTTGCAAGAAATGTGCTGTCTACCCCTCCAGAAAAGGCGATCACAGCAGAATCATATCTGCTCAATATCTCTTGTAATTTTGATAATTTTTCCATATATTGAAAATATATCTCCAGGCATTGGAAGAATCTGCCGGAATTTCCGGTAATGTGGGACAGTTTTGTTCAAATTACAATATCCTCACGTTAAAATTCGGAATTATTAATCAATAAATTGCTCCGATTTCAGAGTGACAGGTTTTTCAAACCTTGTCTTTAGTGTGAGTTTTGTATTATAATATTCTAACCCGGTATCCGGATTTCTGTTTTCAGCATAAAAACTTAATTGCTCAGTTTGAATTAGATTCCAATTTTACTGTTAATCTATAGTTTAGCGACCGGTCCAAACCGGCCGAACCGGAGGTTTTTTTTAAAATGGAAAAAGTGTATCTCTCCAAAGATGGATACGACAAAATGATGGCGGATCTTGAATTCCTGAAAACATCCAAAAGAAGGGAGATAGCCAAACAACTCGACCTCGCCCGCTCTTTTGGTGATCTGAGGGAAAACGCAGAATATGAAGCAGCAAAGCAGGCGCTTGCACTGAATGAGATTCGGATAAGAGAACTCGAAGAGAAGATCTCCCGTGCCGAAATTATCAAACCGGAATCTGTTCAAACTGATAAAGTATTTCTGGGATCAAAAGTCACCCTTTGGGATATGACCTACGAAGAAGAAGTGGTCTTTGAACTGACCGGATCTGATGAAGCAGATCCCGCTGAAGGCAGGATTTCTATAAACTCACCTGTAGCAACAGCACTTTTAGGCCATAGTGTCGGTGAAACAGTTGAAGCCAAAGCTCCAAGAGGGGTTCAGAAGTACAAAATCCTCAAGATCTCCCGGTAAAGCGCTTAGCCGACAATTTCTGGCTCCAGAACGCCCCTTTTCTCCGGAATTCCTGACTTGTAGATCATCTCTACCAGTTCTACAGTTTTAATACTCTCTTCCGGAGGACATGAGGGAGTCGTTCCATTTTTTATAGAGGCCACAAAATCAACGATCTCCTCCTCAAAAGGGTCTGATTCCTGAAGAAGCGGAGTGCTGTCAACCGGTACTCCGTTGTGCTCAGTATAGATCTCAAGCGGAACCAACCTTGCCCCACCCCGCTCTCCCCATATCTCCATATTGAATTCCTCTCCCTTTACATGTCCAGCCCAACTGCACTGAAGTTGCAACGATGATCCACCGGCAAAGTTGATCTGAGCAAATACGTAATCATCTACATCAAACAGAAAATCCTTTTCATTGTTAATCGCCGGATACGATACACTGGCACCCTTTCCCTTTACTCCGAATTTACTTCCCCAGGATGAAATCACCTGTAGAGGATCGGGAAAATTCAGAAACCACATAGAAAGATCCAGTAAGTGTACACCGATATCCAGCAGCGCACCTCCTCCAGACTTCTCTTTCCTTGTAAACCATCCCCCCAGCCCCGGTATTCCCCTTCTTCTTACCCAGTATGCCCTGACGTGATAGATCTCCCCAAAATCGCCAGCAGAGATAAGCTTTTTCAGGTACTGCGCCTGAGGACTGAAACGCTGCTGATGAGCAACCATAAGCATGCCGCTACTGCGTCTCGAGACTTCAATCATTCTTTCAGCATCAGATACAGATGTCGCCATTGGCTTCTCACAAAGGACATGCTTTCCCTTCTCCAGCGCCTTTATAGCCATCCCGGCGTGAAGATAATTCGGGGTGCAGATACTTACTATATCCAGCCCACCTTTCTCCAGCATCTCGTCAAATGATTGATATCGATCTGGGATTTCATATTGATCGGCTGTCTTATCAAGCTTTTGCTTATTCTGATCACAAAGAGCCACAAGCTCAACATCTGCCGATTTTTTGTAGCCCCTGATATGCTGCCACGCCGGCCAACCAGCGCCAGTGACACCTGCACGCAGTTTTTTTGCCATTGGATTCTCCAGAATTGTCCTTTCATTGTTTCACCTTTAAGGTGATTTTATGACTTCACAACTTAAGCCACGATTTCATCCTCGAAGTAAATCTGTGGCTTAATATGTAAAGCCACTTTTCACCCCCGGGGAGAGAATCTAAACTAATAAAATAACCAAACCCCGGCCTCAGAAACCATATCTTACCGGCACAAAAATTGCCACCTCTAAATACCATCGATCACCAGCATGAACAATCAGTTCAAATAAAAGGAAATGGAAATGGAAGACGAACTGTTTAATAAGCTTTCTATTCCCAAACTTGAGGACTATGAAAAATTTGTAGGAGCAGAAACAATTGATCGGATCTTCAAAAAAGCCGAGCTTCTCAAGGGAATGCATATCACAAACATAAGCTCCACATATTACGGCGGGGGGGTAGCCGAACTTCTCTCATCACTTACCCTGTTAATGAATGCTACAGGGATTAACACCGGATGGAGAATTATTCAGGGATCATCCGATTTTTTCTCCATCACCAAAAAGATGCACAATGCACTGCAGGGCAGCGAAATCCACCTCACAGATCGCAAAGAACAGATTTACGAACATATCAACTACCAGAACGTCATAAGAAACCACATCCGGCATGACTTTGTCGTTGTACATGATCCTCAACCCCTGCCCATGATCCGTCACTACAAAAAGAAAGGGCCATGGCTCTGGAGATGCCACATTGATCTCTCTTCACCCAATAAAATGATGTGGGATTACCTGGTACCCTTTATTGAGTTGTACGATGGAGTAATATTGAGTATTCCCGAATACAAGCAGAGTCTTTCAACACCACAGTTCTTTGTCATGCCTGCCATAGACCCTTTTGCCATTAAAAACAAAGAGCTCTCTGATCAGGAGATGGAGGAAAGGCTCAGACACTACGATATCCCCACCGATTTGCCTCTGGTTGTCCAGATCTCCAGGTTTGATGCCTGTAAAGATCCGGAAGGAGTAATCAGGGCTTTTATGATTGCCAGGAAAAAAGTCGATGCCACCCTGGTACTTCTGGGGGCGCCAGCCACTGATGATCCTGAGGGAGAACGCATTTACGATTCTCTGCTTCACCACCGCGATGAACGGATCATCATAATGAGCCATGAGGATACTGCACTTGTAAACGCTCTTCAGAGTAAAGCCAGTGTCGTTCTGCAGAAATCAATAAGAGAGGGCTTCGGACTGACAGTCACCGAGGCGATGTGGAAAGGCACTCCGGTTATAGGCGGAAATGTGGGTGGAATCAAATACCAGATTCAGGACGGTGTAAATGGTTTTCTGGTCTCAAGCATCGAAGAGACTGCGGATAGAATTGTACAACTGCTGAAGAACCCGGATCTGGCACACAGAATGGGAAAACTTGCCAGACAAACAGTGAAAGAGAAATTTCTTCTCACCCGCCTGCTCGAACAGGAAATAGACATCTTTAACTCCTTTGAGACTATTTACCGAATCAAGACCTGAGCAGATCAACAATGAGCAATAAAAAAAGAATCAACTGTATGCGGCAGGACCCCATCAGTAAAGAATGGGTCATTTTCTCTTCCGCACGTAAATCCAGACCCCATCACGTCAAAACTGACTCTGCCAATCATCAGCTTCCCAGATACGATCCCAATTGTCCTTTCTGCCCCGGAAACGAAAAAATGCTCCCGGGCATCCTCTTTGAAACTCTGGGTATAGGTGATCAGCAGTGGAGTACCCGTTCAGTCCCCAACCTCTACCCTGCCCTCAGTCCTGAGGGCAATATAGAGAGGGAAAAAACCGGCTTTTACCTCTGCATGGGAGCCTACGGCCACCATGAGGTAATCATCGATCACCCCCGCCATAACAAAGGAGTCCATCAGTTTGAATACCAGCAGATGCAATCCCTTATTGAAACGTACCATACCAGGTACAAAGAATTGATGAAAGATCCAAATGTTGTGATGGTAACCATTTTCAGAAATCATGGGAAACGCGCCGGAACATCACTTCCCCATCCCCATTCCCAGATTGTAGCCTCCCCCACAGTACCCAGGTCTATCCGGCTGCAGGAGATCAGAGCCGAGGAGTATTTCGACGACATGGGAAGCTGTATTTATTGTGACCTGATGCATACTGAAATAGATGCATCAGAAAGAATCATAGCACTAAATGATTCCTTTGTCTCATTTATCCCCTACGCTGCAAAGGTACCTTACGAAATCTGGACACTGCCCAGAAGACACACTGCCGATTTCGGCAGCATCTCTGAAAAAGAGAAAGAAGACCTCTCTGTGATGATGCGGGATCTGATTTCACTACTTTACAACCATCTCGGGGATCCGGATTATAATTATCTTATTCACTCCTACACCAGATTCAAATCCGAAGAACCCCACCTCCACTGGTATATCCAGACAATCCCCAGGATTCTAACCAGAGCTGGTTTTGAAATGGGTTCCGGATTCTTCATCAATCCCGACCTTCCCGAGGAAAACGCTCGTTTACTGAAAATTCAGCAGCAAGACTGAGAAGTGCAGTTCCTCAATAAATTTACCTGCTTAAACGAATTACAAAGGAGTAATTACCGGAACAAGATCGATTCAGCATAATTTATTTTAAACAGGATTATGTGGAACCAGGACGATACATCACGGGAAGTCTTTTACAATACCAGAATCCTTCGTAAACCAATCTCCGGTATCATCTCCGGATACCATCAGCTTTCATACATTCTTATTTCCCCTGATGATGAAAATCCGTCCCGTACTGTTGAAATTAGCGGAAAGATCAATGTCTCTCCCAAGTTTCTTATATCTCCTTATGCACTGCAGGAAACATTCAAAGATATTTTTGACCCTGAAACATTCGATAAAGAGATTCAGGGACGAGTTTTCTCATTTGTACACGGCGGAAGAAGTAATCTTAAAGTCAAAAGTGAATTATTCCAAATAGATAACTATGAAACCAGTCCGGAGGAACACCTGGATAAGATCAATGATCAACTCATGCAGCAGGAAAACACCAGAACCGGCCTGATATTCGGGCCCAGATTCCAGTATTATCCTGTCTCTATCGACCGCTTCCTCTCGGAAATCATAGACCGAGAATTCAACGCATAACCCGGGTTGCTCAGGTGTACGAAAAACCGCAATATCCAACTCCCAATGGCTACAGGAGAATGTCGGAGAACCCGTGCAGAAAAGGTTCCAAGAGCAGGGATATCGCAGATTTCCTGGCCAGAAATAGCCATTTGAGAGAATCAGTACAGGCCAAACAGGAACCAAAATCTCACTCTTCTCTCAAACCCGGGATTAATCCGAATGCAGCCAGAATACTGAAATGCAGAGAAAAACCCGGAATAAGTGATGAGGCTGCAAAACTTATTGCCGCTTCTATAAAAAGCCTCCTGCAGAGCAAATAAACAGTATGAGATTTACAGGCTTCTATCGGTTATACTTGTCAATTCTTGCCGGAGCTCTGGCATACTACTTAATAAAACCCCGCTGGTGGATATGGGTTGCCGGATCTATTCTTTTCCGCATCATCTGGTTTTTCATAGAAAAACAGGTAGAGAATCTCCGGACCGAAAAATGGTTCAACGCGCATTCAGCCCAGTTTAAAGAACTGCTTGGTCCTTATGGTATAAGGATGATAAACAAAGCTGAACAAGACCCCGGTGTACGAAAAAGCCTCTCCGAGGTCTTTACTCCTGATCTGAAAAAGCTTAAAAGCACCGTCGATCAACTGGAAATGATGGATACACTTTTCAAAGCGGGAATGCAACCCGATGCAGACACCTACCAGTTGCATGATCTGAAGCTAAAATACGGTAAATACCGGGTGGAGAAAGAATCCTGATATAGACAGACCATGCCTTTGGTGTTACATTGGAGAAACCTTGGAGGATTGAGAAATGAGTGCTATAAGATTCTCAAAAGGTAACATTACACATTATCTGCGAGCGCAGATAAAAATCCATATTTGATTTCAGATTCTGTATGAAATGGATCGTTTAATATGCGAAAGGCTATTTTAACTTTTCTTTTGGGAATCACATTGGGAATAATTATTACATATAATTTCATGCAAAATCGAATAGCAAAAGATTTCGCATTTTTGAAAAAATTCCCAGTTTTACTTTAGAAGAAAACAAATTTATCAGGGAACACATATGTGAAATTTACAGAAACATAGATGAACCTGAAAAACTATATAAGTCATATAATGTTAGGTGATAGTGTTGTAGTTGAAGTGACAATTCTTGGCTCTCTTCGAGACGGTTCGAATTCAAATCAAAATGTTATTTCAACCTCATTTGATCAGTCAATTAGTTTGACGTTTACTAAGAATGGCGACTTAATATCGAAATGTTGTAAATATTAATGATTGTGCTCACTTAGCATAGCCTAAGCGAGCTTCTCTGATACCACTTTTTTTAATAAATCCCCGATTCCAATTGCCTGTAAAGCAGATTTGCAGGAACAAAAAGACTCATTTTTTCCCACTGTCCACAGGAGGCACATATACCAGCGATGTGTCTTTGTAACGGATATCTGCCTGTGAAATCAGCTTGTCAACATATGAAGTGACAAATTCATTCTTCTGCCTCAATTCAAGGGAAATCCGGATACGATCCTTGACCTCATCAAACGAAAGAGGTTTTCCAGGTTCTTCATCTGTTTTCTTCAGAATATGAAATCCAGCTTCTGTCGGAACAAGATCACTGACTTCACCAGTTTTCAATTTTGCGATTATTGTATCAAGTTCAGGTTTCAGATCTCCCCGCTTGAACCACCCGATATCACCACCCGAAAATCTGGTTGCTGTTTTGGAAAAATCCGCCCCACCCCTTATCTGATCCAGCACTTTCTGCGCCTCAGCCCTTTTTTTCTCCCTCGTTGCTGTGGAGGTATCTGATGAAAAGAATATCTGGCTCACCCGTGACTTCGGAGGATTCAAGTACCTGGTTCGATTTTCCTCATAAAATGTCTTGCAGTCCTCTTCTTTTATGGAATCGATATCTTTCAGTACTGTTTTCAAGAGAGTATCAACCAGTGCACCTTTCTGCATCTCACCCTTTATCCCCTCCTCAGTCTGCCCCATCGCTGCCAATTCACGCTTAAAAGTGGCATCATCACCAAACCTGCCCTTGAATTGTTTAAACGCACTGTCCACCATCATACTGTCAAAAGAGAGCTTGCGCCTGTCAGCCTCCTTCAGCAGAAGCTCATTGGCAATAAGCTGTCTGGCAGCACCTTTCAACAATTCTGGTGAGACCCCTTCAAAGGCTTTTGTGGGAAACATGCTTACCATGCTCTTGTGAATAAGATCAGCAGCCTCTTCGACCTGTTTACGGGTAATCGTTTTGCCCTCCACAATTACCGCCGCATCCTTGTTTTCACCCTTGCCACAGAACAGCCCAAAACAGCAGATCGCCGTCAGAATGATTCTCTTATCCATTTTTTTCCTCTCTGAGCCGGATGAAACCGGCGCGGATGTTGGGGATTTTTTTATGCTGGTGCTATACTTAGGATCTGATATCTATGTTTCTGTAAAGATACTTCAGATACAAAAATGAAGCAGTAAAAATCTTTCCTTATGGTTAAAGCCGCCACTGAAGCAGCTCTGATTCCTGTGATTTTATACTTCCTGTCTCTGGGATTGTTCCATTTCGTCAAGCGATGAATTCTCATCAAGCCAGTTTTTCCGTGAAGCGACCCTGAGAAATGCCTTGATGACAATTGGATCAAACTGCTTCCCGCTTCCTTCAATCAGACGTTTTATAGCTTCTTTCTTTCCCAGACTGTCTCTGTAAGGTCTGTTGGAAGTCATCGCCTCGAAAGCATCGGCAACATGCAAAATTCTTGCACCTATCGGAATCTGATCTTCCTTGAGATTATCAGGATAGCCGCCGCCGTTATAATGTTCGTGATGATGAAGTATAAGGTCATGAAGATCATGAAGGAATGGAACATCTTTGACTATATTGGCACCCAGAGTACTGTGAGTCTTCATGATGCCATTGAATTCCTCGTATGTCAAAGGGCCCGGCTTATTGAGAATATATCCCGGGATTCCTATCTTTCCTATGTCATGAAGCAGTCCGGCATCACGGATAATCCCTACATTTTTCTCGTCAATCCTCATCTCCCGGGCGATCTCTTCTGCAATGTTCATCACATTTTCCGAATGCCCGTGAGTATAGGTGTCTTTAGCGTCTACAGCGATCGCAAGAGCCTTGATTGTGCGGATATAATTCTCCTTCATGTCACTGTAAAGCTTTGAATTTGTCAGGGCAATTCTTGTTTGACTTACAAGACTGGACAGAAGTGCCTTCTTTTCGGACTCTCCCGGCATCTCTCTTGATGATCCAAAGAAAATGGCGCCGAACTTAAGGTCCTCCCATACAACCGGCATCACGTACCTGAACGCCAATGGAAGTTTCAGATACCCGGATGTCTTCGTTGAAAGCTGTATCCTTCTGATAAAAACTTTACGTTCGCTTATGTGTCCGGAAACTGCAGTGTTAAAACTCTCTATAACCTCTCTGCGAATCTCCCTCACTATGTCATCTTCCACCTCTCCCCTTGACCAGTACATAAACTCATGAGTTCTGCGCTGAGCCACCAGAAAGCCCATGAAATCGAGGGGGAAGTTGCGAATCGCGGTCTCATAAAGACACCTTATCACATCGTATTTATCAACCAGTCCCATAAGCCGTTCGGAATAGCTGGATATGAGCATCAGCTCATCGAGCTTCTGATTGATGGAATGGTAAAGATTGGCATTGTTGATAGCTACACCGGCCTGTGATGCCAGTACATCGATAACGCTCTTATTGAAAAGATTAAAGGGAGGAGACTTGCTGGTACGGTTCAGATTCACTACACCTATAGTTTCTCCTGAAACTTTAATAGGCACTGAAAGGGCTGACGATATGTCCTGTCTCGAGAAATTCAGTCCAGTTTCAGGAGTAGTCTTACCATCCGCCAGCAGAAGCGATTTTCCATTAGTAAACACCCACTTGGAAATAGTCCATTCTGTCAGGTCAGCAAGCGATGATCGGACACTTGATGAATTGATGGCTTTCTGCCTCACCATGACCAGTTCCTGATTCTCTCTATCTATAAGCTGAAGAGATCCGCTCTCGGCCTCTGATACCTCAAGGCAGAACTGAAATGTGATATCAAGTAATTCGTCAAGGTTGTGGGTTGTGGTAAGCCTGGTTGTGATATCGTAAAGAGAAACCATCTCGTTGAGCATGAAATTCTCACGCATCAAACGGGTAGATTTAATAGCCTGGTTTATCTTCTGAAGGAGCAGTTCAAACTGATAGGGTTTGAGGATGTAATCATAGGCACCACTCTGGACTGTTTTCACCGCTACATCGAGATCTGGATCGAGTGCGGTAATAATAACCGGTGTAGTGGAAATCATCTTCCCGGCATTCTTAAGAAATTCCAGCCCGTCCATCTTCGGCATCTTCAGGTCCGCAACAACTACATGAGGCCTGATCTGCTCCAGCATCTCCATCGCCTGCAAACCATCATAAGCCAAAGCTGTCTTGATTCCAACAGAAGAGAGGTATTTTGAAACGGCCGAACAGAGGCTCTGATCATTATCGGCCAGTAAGACAAGGCATTCTTCTTGAAGGCTCATTCAGATTCTCAGAAACAAAATCAAAGATGTTTTTTACCAACGGTAAGTTAAACTGATCTGACTTGCTCCGGCAAACGCCATCACAGATGAATAGGCAAAATCAAGCCCTGCCCGTCCGCCAAACAGATTAACTCCGGCTCCGAAACTGAATTTCCCCTGAGTCAAACCCACCCTCAAAGCAAGCCTGCTCATAATGGTATACTCCAGTCCGTATCTGCCTGCCGTAAAAAGCATCGATGGATTCCTGGACACCCTGCGGAATTCAGGTCCCTCGATACCAACACCGTCGGCTAATTCATCACTCCCAATATAGTTAATTCCCTCATTGGACAGAAGATCCGGCGTGCAATACACGATCAGCACCTTTCCGTAAATATAAGGGAATTCCCTCTCCCAGCCTATCCCCACCCTGATATGGGGAGAAACTCTCTGACGATAAGATTCGCTCCAATACACAACACTTCTCACTATATTTTCAAAAGAAATCGCCAGAGATATCCCGGGATCACTGAAGAGTACCCTGGTCCCAAGGTCCATCCCAATGCTATATCCACGGTATTCTGAAAGGTTTACCCGCCCCCCGTTAATTGCCCCGCCTGCCGCTATTATGACAGACTTGTTAAGATGATACTTCCACCCCAATCCAGCACGAAAATAGATCCTCGACAGAGAGATTATCTCCGGGTCATAAACCGGATCACCGTTTTCGCTTGTATCTGAGTTGGCGGTTATCTCCACATCAGGCAAAAATGTGTACCCCAGGGTAACTCCATATCCAATATTTTCTCCTGCTTGTGAACTGAATGAAAGCAGCGAAGTACTGAAGGTGTTATGGAAATAATTGGCATAGGAGAGCGATAGAGTGTTAAGAGAATCAAAAGCCAGATTTGCAGGAGTGCTTGCAGGAAAGATTCCGGAACTAGTGCCTAAATCTGCACCTGCAAGAGCTTCGGAATAAGGAGCGTTCATCAAATAATCATTTATATCCGAGTAAAATCCGAAACTTGACCGGGCATCACCCGTTGTAAAAAGGGCGGCTGCTAAAACCGCGATTCCGGATTCTATCAGGCTCCTCATGTCAGTATTTACCTGTCCCCATTAAATAAAGATCTTACCATAAAATAACTTCTTATCCTCTGCATTACCATAGATTTGCACTTTAAATCATAAACCGGAAAGGTATGATCGACCACTGCATATCCAGACCGAAAAGACAATTATACAATAAAGCACTGTATAACTGCACCAATCTTGATCAAAGACGAAATAATCGTTTTGCGGTTTAGTACCAAAAAAGATTGACTCTTTTGTATAACCGTTCTATTTTATGCAGTTCCCCGGGCGCATGGCTCAGTTGGTTAGAGCGCCGCGTTCACATCGCGGAGATCGCTGGTTCGAGTCCAGCTGCGCCCATTTCTCATTCAAAAAAAACCCGCCTCAATTATAAGCTCAACAATATTACTCTAAATGCTTTCTAATAACAAAATCGCTTATTATTTTAAGCTTATCCGAATATTCTTTCCAAGAGGAATCTTTTAATGAATTCCGGCTTAATTTTCAGAAACAATTTAGCCTGTCTGTTACTCATCTCCCTGTTCTCAATAGCCTCCTCACAGGAATCTATCAGCTTTACCCTGCCTGAGCAAGGATTGCTTATAAATACCCCCATCTGTACACTACTGGTGGAATCTGATTCCAGAATAAGAAGAGTCGAATTTCAAGCCCGATATACGAATGCCAAAGACTCAGCAGTGATTATTGACCTGGGCGCAGTCTCAAAAGCTCCTTTCCAAACGGTGTGGGATATTTCAAAAATCCCTAACCAGCTCATCTCCGGTGTCTCTCTTCTTGCCATAGCCACTATGGGTAACTGGAAAGAAGTGGAAACCAAAAGAGAAGGCGTATTCTTTGTTCATCACCCAATTAAAAGGCCTTTGAAAACTATCCACTACGATCATAAAGGCACAAAAAAAATCAAATCAGATACAATCTCTTTAAAATATGCCCGCTCTCCAGGCACCGTAACCTCATCTCTATATTGGAATGAGAATGATATAACAGTTTTGCTTGAGGTTAAAGACCCCCTGTTTTATGCCAATGTGACACGTGAAGAGCTCGCAGGTATGGGTATGGAAATAATGCTCGACCCATCCATGAGTAGAAAACCTTACCCAGACAAAGATATCCTCTCCTATGCAGTTCCTCTCTACGGAAAGCCCTACAGAATCATCTATAATCCTCAATTTGATTCCAGCGGAAGCTTTAAACTCACTACCAGCACTGAACCCTGTGATTTTAGACACCAGGTGACCAAAGTGGATTTCAAGGGTTTTAAGATCTATTTCTCAATTCCTCTGGA
This is a stretch of genomic DNA from Fibrobacter sp.. It encodes these proteins:
- a CDS encoding AraC family transcriptional regulator; protein product: MNSGLIFRNNLACLLLISLFSIASSQESISFTLPEQGLLINTPICTLLVESDSRIRRVEFQARYTNAKDSAVIIDLGAVSKAPFQTVWDISKIPNQLISGVSLLAIATMGNWKEVETKREGVFFVHHPIKRPLKTIHYDHKGTKKIKSDTISLKYARSPGTVTSSLYWNENDITVLLEVKDPLFYANVTREELAGMGMEIMLDPSMSRKPYPDKDILSYAVPLYGKPYRIIYNPQFDSSGSFKLTTSTEPCDFRHQVTKVDFKGFKIYFSIPLEKIATPLPEEIACNLVVKTLVGNNIVRSPWINHGPAASYSPFVWGSVKFHPKPFYKNRLLIGGISFGSGFMLTLLVQLLIFSLKKTSTGGTTRRSEVDEKAFERIKEAMEKRITQKNAAKEDIAKDLKISAKKLNKLIKSFTGLSFQNYLMYNRTEIAKERLRSSHCNEATVAEACGFQNAQEMEKYFLKFHRTTPGKFRSEQQVA